From the Sediminitomix flava genome, one window contains:
- a CDS encoding S9 family peptidase produces MKNLIQAPVAKKEEKVLEIHGHKRVDPYYWMREREDKEVLAYLEAENSYTAEVMAPFKSLEDKLFAEIKGRIQEKDMSVPYLLNGYYYYTRYEEGQEYPIYCRKKGSLEVEEQVILNVNEKAKGHSFYTVGGMSISSENDILAFAADTKGRRIYTIYFVNLETGEQYTDTIENVTGDITWANDNKTLFYTRQDEETLRAFQVLRHKLGEAVEEDVLVYEEKDETFTVYVHRTKSKKFIVLGSYSTLSTESQLIPADQPEQEPRIFLPREAKHEYSIAHYENSFYIVTNWKAQNFRLMVTDEENTAKSAWKEVIGHREDVLLEGLDIFKNYLVVEERKEGLAQIRIIKWDGSGEYYLDFGEPTYTAGTSLNPDFNTDILRYQYNSLTTPASVFDFDMNTKEKTLLKQQEVLGDFDAGAYTAERIYAEAEDGAKIPISLVYKNGLEKDGNNPVYLTAYGAYGYSYDPYFSSVRLSLLDRGFVFAIAHVRGGEEMGRKWYEDGKMMHKKNTFTDFIASAEALIAAKFTSTEKLVVNGGSAGGLLMGAVVNLRPDLFKVVVSEVPFVDVITTMLDTSIPLTTGEYDEWGNPNEKESYDYMLSYSPYDQVEAKSYPSMLVTSGLHDSQVQYWEPTKWVAKLRDLKTDHNTLLLKTNMDAGHGGASGRFERYREVAFEFAYVLAQLGIVE; encoded by the coding sequence ATGAAAAATTTGATTCAAGCTCCAGTTGCGAAAAAAGAGGAGAAGGTACTGGAAATCCATGGTCACAAACGAGTTGACCCGTATTATTGGATGAGAGAGCGAGAAGATAAAGAGGTCTTAGCGTACTTGGAAGCTGAAAATTCTTATACAGCAGAAGTGATGGCTCCTTTCAAAAGCTTGGAAGATAAATTATTTGCTGAGATCAAGGGCAGAATTCAAGAGAAGGATATGTCTGTTCCTTATTTATTGAATGGTTATTACTATTATACACGATACGAAGAAGGACAAGAATACCCAATCTATTGTAGAAAGAAAGGATCATTAGAGGTAGAAGAACAAGTCATTCTGAATGTAAACGAAAAAGCTAAAGGACACAGCTTTTATACCGTAGGAGGAATGAGTATCAGCTCTGAAAATGATATTCTGGCTTTTGCTGCAGATACAAAAGGGAGACGTATTTATACCATCTATTTTGTAAACCTAGAAACAGGAGAACAGTATACTGATACTATCGAAAATGTGACAGGTGATATCACTTGGGCAAACGATAATAAGACCTTATTCTATACTCGTCAAGATGAAGAGACCTTAAGAGCTTTTCAAGTACTAAGACATAAGCTTGGAGAGGCAGTGGAAGAGGATGTATTAGTCTATGAAGAAAAAGACGAGACTTTTACAGTATATGTACACCGAACAAAATCTAAAAAATTTATAGTACTTGGTTCATATTCTACTTTATCTACAGAATCACAATTGATTCCTGCAGATCAGCCAGAGCAAGAGCCTCGTATTTTTCTTCCGAGAGAAGCAAAACATGAATATAGCATAGCTCATTACGAGAATAGTTTTTACATCGTGACCAACTGGAAAGCTCAGAATTTCAGATTGATGGTGACCGATGAGGAAAATACAGCGAAAAGTGCATGGAAAGAAGTAATAGGACATCGTGAAGATGTTTTGTTGGAAGGCCTAGATATCTTCAAAAACTATTTGGTAGTTGAGGAAAGAAAAGAAGGTCTAGCTCAGATCAGAATCATAAAATGGGATGGTAGTGGCGAATATTACCTTGATTTTGGTGAACCAACTTATACAGCAGGTACTTCACTTAACCCTGACTTCAATACCGATATACTCAGATATCAATATAATTCATTAACTACACCAGCTTCTGTATTTGATTTTGATATGAATACAAAAGAGAAAACCTTACTTAAACAACAAGAGGTTTTAGGTGATTTTGATGCAGGTGCGTATACTGCCGAACGTATTTATGCAGAAGCAGAAGACGGAGCTAAAATTCCGATTTCATTAGTCTATAAAAATGGATTAGAGAAAGATGGAAATAATCCGGTTTACTTGACAGCTTATGGTGCGTATGGATATTCATATGATCCGTATTTTAGTTCTGTTAGGTTATCTCTTTTAGATAGAGGTTTTGTTTTTGCAATAGCTCACGTTAGAGGTGGGGAAGAAATGGGGCGTAAATGGTATGAAGATGGCAAAATGATGCACAAGAAAAATACCTTTACGGATTTCATAGCAAGTGCAGAAGCTTTGATTGCAGCTAAGTTTACTTCTACCGAAAAACTCGTAGTAAATGGCGGCAGTGCAGGTGGTTTGCTTATGGGGGCTGTAGTGAACTTACGTCCAGATTTATTCAAAGTAGTTGTTTCGGAAGTTCCTTTTGTAGATGTGATCACGACAATGCTTGATACTTCTATTCCCCTAACTACAGGTGAGTACGATGAGTGGGGAAATCCGAATGAGAAAGAGAGTTATGATTATATGCTTTCATATTCTCCGTATGATCAAGTAGAGGCGAAAAGTTACCCGAGTATGTTGGTGACTTCAGGTTTGCACGATTCTCAAGTACAATATTGGGAGCCAACAAAATGGGTGGCTAAACTAAGAGATTTGAAAACTGACCACAATACTCTATTGCTGAAAACAAACATGGATGCAGGTCATGGAGGAGCATCTGGAAGATTCGAAAGATATAGAGAAGTAGCCTTCGAATTTGCTTATGTATTAGCTCAGTTAGGGATAGTAGAATAA
- a CDS encoding T9SS type A sorting domain-containing protein yields MKSNFYLWLKFALASVICFSSFMSFDDDENVPDPFCPEIIKLDVPPILEQGGKTSITIGLSDVTASVNLKLLVLNNDGTYTELEENDLIPDQFNEVEKTYSNIELTGYKIVVTPSQENCPPFEELIFPTCLKYELSASFNDSYGRYVDGHVFYFPKLPIINSQTCETTASSKITRFGLEEGDELFLCIDGDEAKITGTVTIYSGENIGTQWGVNIELIPTDRANCDPKFEFKSSANTKLTEFEKFWEYYKIKLDGDSFLELIDTPIQIHITSEIAPYCMQIGLGGNNKNLGFGLSDWFKWKLVKEGEGSNGEPFFETIFQTNSHADINVDLECSSQCPDIGVLSPDIDCEEDGFGTVVLNLNNVIPEIDQLDFSAAIDGVPGVISDVKSLLEITPMTTNILDDEATVQQIGGANSNPQIEVRLPIGQYTFKLQRGDDPECISEVNVRVASDKFNVSPAKIPAFVNCNFDDGHVFWFQDFCDLANPSQKGKTIFSLMGNDQLYLCDEDDCLYLQGTVTVKSGKNVNTNWEVNIKFNPKDDVTEGKFECGLIPGNLQDFFENHVWKYYTIDEDLSYLQYTENADIYRLEFLNKSNYTQLGVAANGKNYKYGLSTWFDWVLKKNEEETVCQGSKHADINIDLECRTECALQLAALSPEVNCDSDGFGTVVLNLNNVIAGLDQIDINAIVEGEGLLTELTDLIPNITPTNLSLNYSGTLARIQSTSTINPQIELKLPIGQYTFTLQREGQDDCTSQVSVLVTNDKFKVEAAVKSVNCPFVDNHVFWLRGFCDLTNLSEKGLTTFSLDPYNEDELYLCEEDDFLYLRGTVTVQNGKNIGTNWDVNVKFKQPSEPNCEGKFECGLVPDQLKDFFETKVWQYYEIDEEKSYLRYSDGYDMYKLRFMNINGSDNCTQIGIAANGKNYKNGLSTWFNWVLEKKSYSGYQEVCRSTKHGDINIDLICTDEVPDIVIGDDCDEMYPMCGDNFYSYDLNRCIAMKPEKMTNMYDKISPMLENEVENTDIRPMPGHAIFRCYMDAEEEGELGAECLAMVEFCGQYWKLSTQNMVKYNDEGKKMFVGDGKMVLLSDENIVCELPYVKLRTIGSLETPEGRVYQALRMGFKWEMEGKKGWNNIVFPLSKVCTKSIDVKFMECSRKRNKYQTSITNIDPFFPMFLMKDNGKRFKVEPGQTRNLFSKEQEVICFVDGEEEIMEHEYEYGNQRCSSTDYTQTVMNEEDDIDWDEGEPVAYANTSNYSLPSFGIKAYPNPTTGSFTLEAYGNDSRIEIFTPSGNKVYELSFNTTFKREVNVSEFGRGIFIIRLISDGEQVVEKVVVN; encoded by the coding sequence ATGAAATCAAATTTTTACCTCTGGTTAAAGTTCGCTTTAGCTAGTGTTATTTGTTTTTCATCATTTATGTCTTTTGATGATGATGAAAATGTGCCAGATCCTTTCTGTCCTGAAATTATAAAGCTAGATGTTCCACCTATTTTAGAACAAGGAGGAAAGACCAGTATTACAATTGGACTTTCAGATGTAACAGCTTCTGTCAACTTAAAATTATTGGTGCTAAATAATGACGGAACCTACACAGAATTAGAAGAAAATGATCTCATACCTGATCAATTTAATGAGGTAGAGAAAACATATTCTAATATCGAGTTAACAGGTTACAAAATAGTTGTAACTCCAAGCCAAGAAAATTGTCCGCCTTTTGAGGAATTGATCTTTCCTACATGTCTTAAATATGAATTGAGCGCAAGTTTTAACGATAGCTATGGAAGGTATGTAGATGGACACGTATTTTATTTTCCGAAGCTCCCGATCATTAATTCACAGACTTGTGAAACAACAGCTTCGAGCAAAATAACCCGTTTTGGATTAGAGGAAGGAGATGAGCTCTTTCTTTGTATAGATGGAGATGAAGCTAAAATTACGGGTACTGTTACAATTTATAGTGGTGAAAATATAGGAACACAATGGGGCGTAAATATAGAATTGATTCCTACTGATAGAGCTAACTGTGATCCTAAATTTGAGTTTAAGTCAAGTGCTAATACAAAACTCACAGAGTTTGAAAAATTTTGGGAGTACTACAAAATTAAATTAGATGGAGATTCCTTTTTAGAATTAATAGATACACCTATACAAATCCATATAACCAGCGAGATAGCACCTTATTGTATGCAAATAGGATTAGGTGGAAATAACAAGAATTTAGGGTTTGGACTCTCAGATTGGTTTAAATGGAAATTGGTTAAGGAAGGAGAGGGCTCAAATGGAGAACCTTTTTTTGAAACTATTTTTCAGACTAACAGTCATGCAGATATCAATGTTGATTTAGAATGTTCATCCCAATGTCCTGACATCGGGGTTTTAAGCCCAGATATTGATTGTGAAGAAGATGGGTTTGGAACGGTAGTATTGAATTTGAATAATGTTATTCCCGAAATAGATCAATTAGATTTTAGTGCAGCTATAGATGGAGTACCAGGTGTTATTTCAGATGTAAAATCTCTTCTTGAAATTACTCCTATGACTACCAACATCCTAGATGATGAGGCTACAGTACAACAAATAGGAGGGGCTAATAGTAACCCACAGATAGAGGTGCGATTACCAATAGGTCAGTATACGTTTAAGCTACAGAGAGGTGACGACCCTGAATGTATCTCTGAGGTGAATGTGAGAGTAGCGAGTGATAAATTCAATGTGTCTCCAGCCAAAATACCTGCATTTGTCAATTGTAACTTTGATGATGGCCACGTTTTCTGGTTTCAAGATTTTTGTGATTTAGCAAACCCAAGCCAAAAAGGGAAGACAATATTCTCTTTAATGGGAAATGATCAGCTATACCTTTGTGACGAAGACGATTGTTTATATCTGCAAGGAACTGTTACAGTTAAGAGTGGTAAAAATGTAAATACAAATTGGGAGGTAAATATAAAGTTTAATCCTAAAGATGATGTAACAGAAGGAAAATTCGAATGCGGATTAATTCCGGGAAACCTACAAGATTTCTTTGAGAATCATGTCTGGAAATATTACACAATTGATGAGGATTTATCTTACCTACAGTACACTGAGAATGCTGATATCTATAGGTTAGAGTTCTTGAACAAATCGAATTATACGCAACTTGGTGTAGCCGCAAACGGAAAAAACTACAAATATGGTTTATCGACGTGGTTTGACTGGGTTCTGAAAAAGAATGAGGAGGAAACCGTTTGTCAAGGTTCAAAGCATGCTGATATTAATATTGATCTAGAATGTAGAACAGAATGTGCACTTCAGCTTGCAGCATTAAGCCCTGAAGTAAATTGTGATTCAGATGGATTTGGAACCGTAGTTCTTAATCTTAATAACGTGATTGCAGGTTTAGATCAAATTGATATTAATGCCATTGTAGAAGGTGAGGGTTTACTTACAGAGTTGACAGATCTAATCCCGAATATTACACCTACAAATCTCAGTTTGAATTATTCTGGTACGTTGGCAAGAATTCAGAGTACATCAACCATCAATCCTCAAATAGAGTTAAAACTACCTATTGGTCAATATACTTTTACGCTTCAAAGAGAAGGACAAGACGACTGTACTTCACAAGTTTCGGTATTAGTTACCAATGATAAATTCAAAGTTGAGGCAGCCGTTAAATCAGTAAATTGTCCATTTGTAGATAATCATGTTTTCTGGTTGAGAGGTTTCTGTGATCTGACAAATTTATCAGAAAAAGGGCTTACAACTTTTTCTTTAGACCCATATAATGAAGATGAATTGTATTTATGTGAAGAAGATGACTTTTTGTATTTGAGAGGGACTGTGACAGTTCAGAATGGTAAAAATATAGGTACAAATTGGGATGTAAATGTAAAGTTTAAGCAACCATCAGAACCAAATTGTGAAGGGAAGTTTGAATGTGGCTTAGTTCCAGATCAATTAAAAGATTTCTTTGAAACCAAAGTTTGGCAATACTATGAAATTGATGAAGAGAAGTCTTATCTAAGGTATTCCGATGGGTATGATATGTACAAGCTGAGGTTTATGAATATAAATGGGAGTGACAATTGTACCCAAATTGGTATTGCGGCCAACGGTAAAAACTACAAAAATGGCCTTTCAACTTGGTTCAATTGGGTTCTTGAGAAGAAAAGTTATAGCGGATATCAAGAGGTTTGTAGAAGTACAAAACACGGTGATATAAACATCGATCTTATTTGTACAGATGAAGTTCCAGATATTGTAATTGGTGATGATTGTGATGAAATGTACCCAATGTGTGGTGATAATTTCTACTCATACGACCTCAACAGATGTATCGCCATGAAACCAGAAAAAATGACTAACATGTATGACAAGATTTCTCCAATGCTTGAGAATGAAGTTGAAAATACAGATATCAGACCAATGCCAGGTCATGCTATTTTCAGGTGTTATATGGATGCAGAAGAGGAAGGCGAACTCGGAGCTGAATGTTTGGCTATGGTAGAATTCTGTGGGCAATATTGGAAGTTGAGTACTCAGAATATGGTGAAGTACAATGATGAAGGTAAGAAGATGTTTGTTGGTGATGGGAAAATGGTCTTACTCAGTGATGAGAATATCGTTTGTGAACTTCCTTATGTAAAACTGAGAACAATTGGTTCATTAGAAACACCAGAAGGACGTGTTTATCAAGCTTTGAGAATGGGCTTCAAATGGGAAATGGAAGGAAAGAAGGGGTGGAATAATATTGTATTCCCGTTAAGTAAGGTTTGTACGAAGTCTATAGATGTCAAATTTATGGAATGTTCTCGTAAGCGAAATAAATACCAAACATCGATTACGAATATCGACCCATTCTTCCCTATGTTTTTAATGAAAGATAATGGTAAAAGATTTAAGGTTGAGCCAGGTCAAACCCGAAATCTTTTCAGTAAAGAACAAGAGGTCATCTGTTTTGTAGATGGAGAAGAGGAGATCATGGAACATGAGTACGAGTACGGAAATCAGCGTTGTAGTTCGACTGATTATACGCAAACGGTCATGAATGAAGAGGATGATATAGATTGGGATGAGGGAGAGCCTGTAGCTTATGCAAATACTAGCAATTATAGTTTGCCTAGTTTTGGAATTAAGGCTTATCCGAACCCAACAACAGGTTCATTTACGCTCGAAGCATATGGAAATGATAGTAGAATAGAAATCTTTACACCTTCGGGAAATAAAGTCTATGAGCTGTCTTTCAATACTACATTTAAGCGAGAAGTAAATGTGAGTGAGTTTGGACGAGGAATCTTCATTATTCGTCTGATTTCTGATGGTGAGCAAGTGGTTGAAAAGGTTGTGGTCAACTAA
- the mreC gene encoding rod shape-determining protein MreC, whose protein sequence is MQELFDFIYRIRVFLVFVVLEIVAGILIVSNNSYQRATFFSSSSAVAGNLFQVTTNVTRYLDLSRINEELREENALLRERLLALDTLVVDPEDSLALLNLSFSDTLVTKDTADTDLKFAFQEAEVINNSIRRNNNYITIDKGRLDGVEEGMGIITSGGIVGQVKNVSDHFATCYSVLHSRMNISAELLKDKSLCTVKWDTNNPAKASLHYLPMHIELSEGDTVITSGYNTVYPQGIMIGTVSKTEYKMEESFVNVEIDLAVDFDQLSYVYIINALFRAEKDSLESLNAIDE, encoded by the coding sequence ATGCAGGAATTATTTGATTTTATATATCGAATTAGAGTCTTTTTGGTATTTGTTGTATTAGAAATAGTAGCAGGTATCTTAATAGTCTCAAATAATAGTTATCAGAGAGCAACATTTTTTTCATCGTCAAGTGCAGTTGCAGGAAACTTATTTCAAGTCACAACCAATGTGACAAGGTATTTGGATTTGAGCAGAATAAATGAAGAGTTGAGAGAGGAGAATGCTTTGCTCAGAGAACGTCTGTTGGCTTTGGACACCCTTGTTGTCGACCCAGAGGATAGCTTAGCGCTTTTGAATTTGAGTTTTTCAGACACATTAGTCACAAAAGATACAGCAGATACAGACCTAAAGTTTGCATTTCAAGAGGCTGAAGTAATCAATAATTCGATTCGTAGAAATAATAACTACATCACTATTGATAAAGGACGATTGGATGGAGTAGAAGAAGGAATGGGGATTATCACCTCTGGTGGTATTGTTGGACAGGTGAAAAATGTATCCGATCATTTTGCTACTTGTTATTCGGTACTTCATTCTCGAATGAACATTTCTGCTGAATTATTAAAAGATAAATCACTCTGTACTGTAAAGTGGGATACCAATAATCCTGCGAAAGCAAGTCTTCATTATCTCCCGATGCACATCGAATTAAGTGAAGGAGATACAGTCATTACTTCAGGTTACAACACTGTTTATCCACAAGGAATTATGATTGGAACAGTTAGTAAGACGGAGTATAAAATGGAGGAATCTTTTGTGAATGTAGAAATTGACTTGGCAGTAGACTTTGACCAACTTTCATATGTATATATAATCAATGCCCTATTCAGAGCTGAAAAGGATTCATTAGAAAGTTTGAATGCCATTGATGAATAA
- a CDS encoding rod shape-determining protein MreD — protein sequence MRNKNIVSIIVGFFGYILIQLLFFRNTQLFGLAFCFPYIAFILLLPFGQNGIGSMVLAFILGITVDIFYDTLGIHAAACVFMAFARNYYLKNFGGGDKYDANDIPSVLLLGNGGFLSLTLPLIFLHHFTFLMIEASNWALIGRTLLQAVLSTVFTALILLCIQMILYPVQKRRL from the coding sequence ATGAGAAATAAGAATATAGTAAGTATAATCGTAGGATTTTTTGGTTACATTTTAATCCAACTTCTTTTTTTCAGAAATACACAATTGTTTGGGTTGGCTTTTTGCTTCCCGTATATAGCCTTCATACTCCTTTTGCCTTTCGGACAAAATGGAATAGGAAGTATGGTATTGGCTTTTATTCTGGGAATCACTGTAGATATTTTCTACGATACCTTAGGAATACATGCAGCCGCCTGTGTTTTTATGGCCTTTGCACGTAACTATTATCTAAAAAATTTCGGGGGGGGAGATAAGTACGATGCTAATGACATACCGAGTGTGTTGTTATTGGGCAATGGCGGTTTTTTGTCACTTACATTACCTCTCATTTTCTTGCATCATTTTACCTTCCTAATGATAGAAGCAAGTAACTGGGCACTAATCGGAAGGACTTTATTACAAGCCGTATTGTCAACTGTATTTACAGCACTCATACTTCTTTGTATTCAAATGATCTTATATCCGGTACAGAAAAGAAGGCTGTAA
- a CDS encoding rod shape-determining protein, whose amino-acid sequence MGFFDFLSSNLAIDLGTANTLILNNGKVVVDEPSIIALNRSNGKVIALGRQAMQMHEKTHEHIRTIRPLKDGVIADFHAAEQMIRGLIKLIGSDKWFFTPQHRMIICIPSGITEVEKRAVRDSAEHAGAREVFMIQEPIAAAIGIGLDIDQPVGSMVVDIGGGTTEIAVIALSGIVCDQSVRIAGDIFNRDILDYMRRQHNLLIGERTAEKIKIEIGSAITELENPPEDFEVRGRDLMTGIPKVIKVSYTEIAFAIDKSIAKIEEAILKALETAPPELSADIYERGIHLTGGGALLRGLDKRISMKTKLPVHIADDPLKAVVLGTGKALEQFNEFKGVLMN is encoded by the coding sequence ATGGGCTTCTTTGATTTTTTATCCTCTAATCTCGCAATCGATCTCGGTACAGCAAACACCTTGATCCTAAATAATGGTAAGGTAGTCGTAGATGAACCTTCTATTATTGCATTGAACCGTTCAAATGGAAAAGTAATTGCTCTAGGACGGCAAGCAATGCAAATGCATGAAAAAACGCATGAGCATATTCGAACAATTCGCCCGTTGAAAGATGGTGTAATTGCGGATTTCCATGCGGCAGAACAAATGATAAGAGGTCTTATCAAGTTAATCGGAAGTGATAAATGGTTTTTCACACCTCAACACAGAATGATTATTTGTATTCCTTCTGGGATTACAGAGGTGGAGAAAAGAGCTGTACGAGATTCAGCTGAACATGCAGGTGCTCGTGAAGTATTCATGATTCAAGAGCCAATTGCAGCAGCGATCGGTATAGGCTTGGATATTGATCAGCCAGTAGGTTCTATGGTTGTAGATATTGGGGGAGGAACTACTGAGATTGCTGTGATTGCCTTATCAGGTATTGTTTGTGACCAGTCAGTTCGTATTGCAGGTGATATCTTCAATCGAGACATTCTTGATTATATGAGAAGACAGCACAACCTTTTGATTGGAGAACGTACTGCTGAGAAAATCAAGATCGAAATTGGATCGGCCATTACAGAGTTAGAAAATCCGCCAGAAGACTTTGAGGTAAGAGGAAGAGACCTTATGACCGGTATTCCTAAAGTGATCAAAGTATCGTACACAGAAATTGCTTTTGCTATAGATAAATCGATTGCTAAGATTGAAGAAGCTATATTGAAAGCCTTAGAGACAGCCCCACCTGAGCTTTCAGCAGATATTTATGAGAGAGGAATTCACCTTACAGGAGGCGGTGCTTTATTGAGAGGATTGGATAAAAGAATCTCTATGAAAACAAAATTACCAGTACATATTGCAGATGATCCTTTGAAAGCGGTCGTATTGGGTACGGGTAAGGCACTAGAGCAATTCAATGAATTCAAGGGAGTATTGATGAACTAA
- a CDS encoding BatD family protein, protein MKRILNSMGVMLGILLFSHLNVQAQKISIEYGKTEIGENENFQITLKITNDRLKEYSGFPDIEGFRKGRPSSSSETRVINGKVSTSQSIIQYYSPSKQGTFKVPSFSIKVNGKDISTSGTTIKVGPPVERQVQDPFAAFWGGNSGYRQNRQPQEFIEVKDDAFFAINTDKRKVFKGEGFTMDVSFYVATSNRADLEFYQLPEQLNKILKDIKPANCWEENHTIETINAEYVKIGDKHYRQFKIYESTFYPFNDQDIDIPKAGLKMVKFKEAKQKSFFGMNKKEDFKMYYSSPKKIEVLDLPENPTFVDVNVGNYRLEENYTGGTTNLETGKGFTYRFTIKGEGNINAISEPRVKETEAFLFYPPAVVQNVNRANGKVYGSKVYEYYVEPLEPGEYKLKDFISWQFFNTRTKQYETLTSDFEFKVTGESLKNQEISNRDFGDFYDRIDDENNSLSATVDSPWIRIIINGSILLLFGGTIFLVFKQVRVDKFKK, encoded by the coding sequence ATGAAAAGAATACTAAATAGTATGGGAGTGATGCTTGGGATTCTACTCTTTTCACATCTGAATGTCCAAGCTCAAAAGATCTCGATTGAATACGGAAAAACTGAAATTGGGGAGAATGAAAACTTCCAGATTACATTAAAAATAACTAACGATAGATTAAAAGAATACTCTGGTTTTCCAGATATCGAAGGTTTCAGAAAAGGACGACCATCCTCTTCTTCAGAGACTCGAGTGATCAATGGAAAAGTTTCAACCTCTCAGAGTATCATCCAATATTACAGTCCTTCAAAGCAGGGTACATTCAAAGTCCCTAGTTTCTCGATTAAAGTAAATGGCAAAGACATTTCTACATCGGGGACAACAATTAAAGTAGGACCGCCAGTAGAACGTCAAGTGCAAGATCCTTTTGCAGCTTTTTGGGGTGGAAATAGTGGATACAGACAGAATCGTCAGCCTCAAGAATTTATTGAGGTAAAAGATGATGCCTTTTTTGCCATAAATACCGATAAGAGAAAGGTATTTAAAGGAGAAGGTTTTACCATGGATGTATCTTTCTACGTAGCCACATCCAACCGAGCAGACTTGGAGTTTTATCAACTACCAGAGCAGTTGAATAAAATCTTGAAAGATATAAAACCAGCAAACTGTTGGGAAGAAAATCATACGATAGAGACAATTAATGCTGAATATGTAAAGATTGGAGATAAGCATTATCGTCAGTTCAAAATCTATGAGTCGACATTCTATCCTTTCAACGATCAAGATATTGATATTCCTAAGGCAGGGCTAAAAATGGTCAAGTTTAAGGAAGCGAAACAAAAGTCTTTCTTTGGAATGAATAAGAAGGAAGATTTTAAAATGTATTATTCATCTCCTAAGAAAATTGAAGTATTAGATCTTCCAGAGAATCCTACTTTTGTAGATGTAAATGTGGGTAATTATCGCTTGGAAGAAAATTATACAGGAGGAACCACAAACCTTGAAACAGGTAAAGGATTTACTTACCGTTTCACGATTAAAGGAGAAGGAAACATCAATGCGATATCTGAACCACGAGTGAAAGAAACAGAAGCTTTTCTATTCTATCCTCCTGCAGTAGTTCAAAACGTAAATAGAGCAAATGGTAAGGTCTATGGTTCTAAGGTATATGAATATTATGTTGAGCCTTTAGAGCCTGGCGAATATAAGTTGAAAGACTTTATCAGTTGGCAATTCTTCAATACTCGAACGAAGCAATATGAAACCCTAACTTCAGACTTTGAATTTAAGGTAACAGGAGAAAGTTTGAAGAACCAAGAAATCTCAAATCGAGACTTTGGAGACTTCTATGACAGAATTGATGATGAGAATAATTCATTGAGTGCAACGGTAGATTCGCCTTGGATAAGAATCATTATCAACGGAAGTATATTGTTGTTGTTTGGAGGAACAATCTTCTTAGTATTTAAACAAGTACGAGTAGATAAATTCAAAAAGTAA
- a CDS encoding carboxypeptidase-like regulatory domain-containing protein — protein sequence MKNIKKFFLLFSMIVVGVFTVSESKAQGEQHMIKLSGVVVEGDSLFGVPGVHIVVENAGKGTVSNQAGLFSADVFPGDSISFSAVGFKKVKMAVPDTRNPAWTVVVKLQEDVKTLPQIEIYPYPTKELFREAFLALDQEEDPRITNMKENVNQEKITYMAKVIEDDYNDNFNTFLKQQQAMQTARMFAPSFSFTDPFAWARFIKSVQNGDLKKKRWN from the coding sequence ATGAAAAATATCAAGAAATTCTTCCTTTTATTTTCAATGATAGTTGTTGGTGTTTTTACTGTATCTGAAAGTAAAGCACAAGGAGAACAGCATATGATTAAACTCTCAGGAGTTGTAGTTGAAGGTGATAGTCTTTTTGGGGTTCCTGGAGTGCATATTGTAGTTGAAAATGCAGGAAAAGGAACAGTTTCTAATCAGGCAGGTTTATTTTCAGCAGATGTATTTCCTGGAGATTCTATTTCGTTTTCGGCCGTAGGTTTTAAGAAAGTGAAAATGGCAGTTCCCGATACTCGAAACCCTGCTTGGACTGTAGTCGTAAAGCTTCAGGAAGATGTGAAAACATTACCTCAGATTGAGATTTATCCATATCCAACAAAGGAATTGTTCAGAGAAGCTTTTTTAGCTCTTGATCAAGAAGAAGATCCGAGGATAACAAATATGAAGGAAAATGTAAATCAAGAGAAAATCACTTATATGGCTAAAGTGATTGAGGATGATTACAACGATAACTTCAATACCTTTTTAAAACAACAGCAAGCCATGCAAACTGCACGAATGTTTGCACCATCCTTTTCCTTCACTGATCCATTTGCATGGGCACGATTTATAAAATCTGTTCAAAATGGAGACCTGAAAAAGAAAAGGTGGAATTAA